From the Anoplopoma fimbria isolate UVic2021 breed Golden Eagle Sablefish chromosome 14, Afim_UVic_2022, whole genome shotgun sequence genome, one window contains:
- the shroom3 gene encoding LOW QUALITY PROTEIN: protein Shroom3 (The sequence of the model RefSeq protein was modified relative to this genomic sequence to represent the inferred CDS: inserted 1 base in 1 codon; deleted 1 base in 1 codon), with the protein MENGVRAGLRQPAAAEEEGGGGGGGGWVLVEARLQGGAPWGFTLQGGLEHGEPLIISKVEEGGKADSLEQPLLAGDEIIIINDVELTGYRQEAIALVKGSYKTLQLTVRREFDPGYIKEFGSSRPSLPALPPIPPSPSPPPPPPPPPPPPPPPPVSSLSPSPPQQRPTPPSSHHSRPCSAGGVQLRIKNRRSEPASRPHSWHSTKLGEGQQPSDQGGMDTMSSTWQHSYHASASTTDLSGGFDSGGSYLRKSPDQYSSRGSMESLDPPQSSQLHSGAQHHHPLGHHTHSGPHPAYSSCHQLSSARSSNSIDHLHSKRDSAYSSFSTSSSIPEYHASNPSFSPERSFSLETVPQREGGSGAMQQADICYVQTVYDAQQGLSQEHELSSASCNSDSRGGGGVRPGLSGYLQGPVGGVCYRGGSSGSSSSSSSSNGGAPASNRHSVGPIWGPSASRSSYESLKGAPAPPRRSDSYAAIRNHERPNSWSSLEHARSLRSLQKGSWHHSSGPVASSAAKALYGAEGQLHTVIEKSPESSPTTKPRQGGGFAQPPSPTGSSSGPAGPIAQSGRLILPTGVYPVPQLEPHYAQMPSASLGPGSSGVYPALAKESGRQQQQQQLLQDDGGREEGATDRRRDGRMPAAENGYQNNISSSLYPYSSSSASASTQLRTQAHKADRPHQEECNSELNTTHMKTPDEESEDQTGAQRPSNHQEPHSQILQGSHVHISQRTHSQVFQEQNQDFHISHIQSAAGFRPPSSQEWREPCTPVQSKGDRSRSMDQTSIHSEPMESSRLTHGQVPPTQVPIGAQPQAPHPSASKPHPRHLSDSAVLQYQHWDHSEQDKDREHPLTRLEIALAEVQRCSSPKSVISSSSHGNSSFGDGSQGPVRSLSVLEKVSCFERRERTGKQRSHSTIKAPDKASHVRINERGRSSPCGADDLRNMLERSNSRTKAHRTMSYRGGSSEHMKYRTPADPSLALQRSLSTFHLDDSREGESRKDYPRTQDIQEILGSMQDTSLNRSYRDSLKDAQSKVLRSTSFRRRDLSSSIAPSPPAAPSPSSSSSSHQTPPVNPKHQSVEKKGPKTMPKPQGIVITPPVTSLHTPKERHMVSPETRGPSPPALPSVAPVGPPALMRICGRKRLTVDQKKRSFSEPENMNEVGITDAETVALFRRGGETSVADRRKMFELVASRFGGGALQSATSRPDLRQLQHDALAEYVERKRSVKRDKGGKRSGLRPRSEYLQPEDSNYTVSSCHSDTLSLSSTSSMLSLQDLGADRVFSXGERRLCSTLPPGADQRSLQSNLFYPGRVTIPRAPALPPPGAQSSEPRAQILQEINREAGLSRESQSSSRDLGLDRLQLVAEPQFNLGLSMQLNRALQRAGPARGSGMSASAEDLLERSEERQTTPQHHRSRSTPTVERLSQDFPPGDARMFGVFLSEPGRRSLAEDRHAEVQLSGGLFSPQYSQNSLDTFQPAGPSQDLGPSHTPVTRRERQRNSERQRAQSTSTLAASVGLPCPLSPPGTQDRGSSEWHATERLSQANMDAITFPGTQQPGTGDGDGGDTTGHNETLVTDRQTRHSLSDTSILEDTAKDSYRGRASSSEMIGGYSAENSKQVLPATPTQFQRASPPNRKESRSIGSSPPPSSHPSIPQHLSSLRISESGWFSSTDQQKPLESSMGLSQEDYDEVFLQNPPSPPPPIKETIILEDFPPPPPPPPPPLELEQDAVHHAVGSMEVSNTSTIPTRKSSLHSPPMSPSSYVYPSPVPVLLPSMKPQPSTIASITTSTTTDASLGLEYQPLPKREKTSEELRVEELARLLVLQDSSLVPLLETWGSKSTVELMEEIFPNSKMVGESPLQHRGSSRLDYRIQDGVCDPGQSSATDQGKETDVDEEEKDLNTTKLELCEALGRSVAALQQEKEALCEEQRSHQALGASIETLVQERLKTNEKDKYSVFIGDLERIVNLLLSLCSRLSRIDRSLLSLEREELTQEDTAGERESLHHKRSLLLGQTEDARELKENLDRRQRVVHAILSGYLTEPQLQDYRRFVSTKPSLLICQRRVDDLIRQGEEQLTRLVESLPQELAEAHGWSRGCQFSSSGPAYLVKSTTVTSL; encoded by the exons ACGCAGTGAGCCGGCGTCCCGTCCTCACTCGTGGCATTCGACGAAGCTTGGCGAAGGTCAGCAGCCATCCGATCAGGGAGGGATGGACACGATGAGCAGCACTTGGCAGCACAGCTACCACGCCAG tgcCTCTACCACAGACCTGTCTGGTGGGTTTGACTCTGGCGGCAGCTACCTGAGGAAGAGTCCTGACCAGTACAGCTCTAGAGGCAGCATGGAGAGCCTGGACCCCCCTCAGTCCTCCCAACTTCACTCCGGAGCTCAGCACCACCACCCACTGGGCCACCACACCCACAGCGGACCTCATCCGGCCTACTCCTCCTGCCACCAGCTGTCCTCTGCCAG GTCCTCCAACAGCATCGACCACCTCCACAGCAAACGAGACTCTGCCTACTCCTCGTTCTCCACTAGCTCCAGTATCCCAGAGTACCATGCCTCAAACCCTTCCTTCAGCCCAGAGCGCTCCTTTTCGCTGGAGACGGTCccacagagagaaggaggaagtggagcGATGCAGCAGGCTGACATATGTTACGTACAGACGGTTTACGACGCCCAACAGGGCCTATCTCAAGAGCACGAGCTGAGCTCCGCCTCATGCAACAGCGATTCCAGAGGCGGGGGAGGGGTGAGGCCGGGGCTAAGCGGATATCTGCAAG GTCCAGTGGGTGGGGTCTGTTACCGTGGCggcagcagtggcagcagcagcagtagcagcagcagcaacggTGGGGCACCGGCATCAAACAGACATAGTGTGGGTCCGATCTGGGGCCCATCAGCCAGCCGCAGCTCCTACGAGAGCCTGAAGGGGGCACCGGCTCCACCAAGGCGCAGCGACAGCTACGCTGCCATCAGGAACCATGAGAGACCCAACTCCTGGTCCAGTCTGGAGCACGCCCGCTCATTACG GTCTCTGCAGAAAGGTTCCTGGCATCACTCCAGTGGCCCTGTGGCCTCAAGTGCag CTAAAGCCTTGTATGGCGCAGAGGGCCAGCTTCACACTGTGATAGAGAAGAGTCCAGAGAGCAGCCCCACCACAAAACCCCGCCAGGGTGGAGGCTTCGCCCAGCCCCCTTCCCCTACCGGATCCTCCTCCGGACCTGCCGGCCCCATCGCTCAGTCCGGCCGGCTCATTCTTCCCACTGGAGTGTACCCTGTACCCCAGCTTGAGCCCCACTACGCACAGATGCCCAGCGCCAGCCTCGGGCCAGGCTCCTCTGGAGTCTATCCCGCCCTGGCCAAGGAGAGTGgccgacagcagcagcagcagcagctgcttcaggacgacggagggagagaggaaggagcaACGGACAGGCGGAGGGATGGAAGGATGCCAGCTGCAGAAAACGGATACCAAAACAACATTTCCTCTTCACTATACCCCTATTCCTCTTCTTCAGCATCTGCCTCTACACAGCTCAGGACTCAAGCACACAAGGCAGACAG GCCTCACCAGGAAGAGTGTAACTCTGAACTCAACACAACCCACATGAAAACTCCTGACGAGGAATCAGAGGACCAGACAGGGGCCCAAAGGCCTTCAAACCACCAGGAACCTCACAGTCAGATCCTCCAAGGGTCCCATGTTCATATAAGCCAGAGAACCCACAGCCAAGTTTTCCAGGAACAGAACCAGGATTTCCATATTTCCCACATCCAGTCGGCTGCTGGATTCAGGCCCCCATCCTCACAAGAATGGAGGGAGCCCTGCACACCTGTCCAGTCCAAGGGAGACAGGAGCAG aTCAATGGACCAGACCAGCATTCATTCAGAGCCAATGGAGTCCTCCAGGCTCACTCATGGACAAGTACCTCCTACCCAGGTACCCATTGGCGCTCAGCCTCAGGCTCCGCACCCTTCTGCCTCCAAGCCTCATCCCCGTCACCTCAGTGACTCAGCAGTTCTGCAGTACCAGCACTGGGACCACAGTGAgcaggacaaagacagagagcacCCGCTGACCCGCCTGGAGATCGCCCTTGCTGAGGTCCAGCGGTGTTCCAGCCCCAAAAGTGTCATCTCTTCCAgtagccatggcaacagcagctTTGGCGATGGCAGCCAGGGACCTGTCCGCAGCCTCTCTGTCCTGGAGAAGGTCAGTTGTTTCGAGCGTCGGGAGCGCACCGGAAAGCAGCGCAGTCACAGCACCATCAAGGCACCAGACAAAGCCAGCCATGTGAGG ATTAATGAAAGAGGCCGCAGCTCCCCCTGTGGAGCAGACGACCTCAGAAACATGCTCGAGAGAAGCAATAGCAGGACCAAAGCCCACAGGACCATGAGCTACAGAGGAGGCAGCAGCGAACATATGAAATACAG GACCCCAGCAGATCCCAGTTTAGCCCTCCAAAGGAGCCTTAGCACCTTTCATCTGGACGACTCCAGGGAGGGTGAAAGCAGGAAAGACTATCCCCGGACACAGGACATCCAAGAGATTCTGGGCTCAATGCAGGACACGTCCCTCAACAG ATCTTACAGGGACTCTTTGAAAGACGCCCAGTCCAAGGTCCTGCGATCCACCTCCTTCAGAAGGAGAGACCTCAGCTCCTCAATCGCCCCTTCGCCTCCTGCCGCTccttccccctcttcctcctcaagCAGCCACCAGACTCCACCTGTCAATCCTAAGCACCAGTCCGTGGAGAAAAAAGGCCCAAAAACCATGCCAAAACCACAAGGCATCGTTATCACGCCACCGGTCACCTCCCTTCACACCCCGAAGGAGCGTCACATGGTCAGCCCGGAGACTCGAGGCCCGAGCCCACCAGCCCTCCCCAGTGTCGCGCCAGTTGGCCCTCCAGCTCTGATGCGGATCTGTGGCCGCAAGCGTCTGACAGTGGACCAGAAGAAGCGATCTTTCTCTGAGCCAGAGAACATGAACGAGGTCGGAATTACAGATGCAGAGACTGTTGCCCTCTTCAGGCGTGGAGGAG AGACCAGCGTGGCAGACCGGCGGAAGATGTTTGAGCTTGTGGCGAGTCGTTTCGGAGGCGGGGCTCTGCAAAGTGCCACGTCAAGGCCCGACTTGCGGCAGCTTCAGCACGATGCTCTGGCCGAATatgtggagaggaagagaagcgTGAAAAGAGAcaagggaggaaagaggagcgGACTGAGGCCCCGTAGTGAATATCTACAGCCTGAAGACAGCAACTATACAg tctcctcctgtcactcagACACCCTcagcctctcctccacctccagcatGCTCTCCCTCCAGGACTTGGGTGCAGATCGAGTCTTCT TCGGGGAGAGGCGTCTCTGTTCAACTCTCCCTCCTGGAGCCGACCAGCGAAGCCTCCAGTCCAACCTCTTCTACCCGGGCAGGGTGACCATTCCGAGGGCTCCTGCGCTCCCGCCTCCTGG TGCTCAATCTTCTGAGCCTAGGGCCCAGATCCTCCAGGAAATCAACCGTGAAGCAGGGCTCAGCAGAGAGAGTCagtcctccagcagagaccTGGGCCTGGACCGCCTACAGCTGGTCGCAGAGCCTCAATTCAACCTGGGACTGTCCATGCAGCTCAACAGGGCTCTGCAGAGGGCTGGACCAGCTCGGGGCTCCGGGATGTCAGCTTCCGCAGAGGATCTCTTGGAGAGATCCGAGGAGAGACAAACGACTCCTCAACACCACCGCTCCCGCTCCACCCCAACAGTAGAGAGACTGAGCCAG gaCTTCCCCCCAGGTGACGCCAGGATGTTCGGGGTCTTCCTCTCTGAACCTGGTCGCCGCTCTCTGGCTGAGGACAG acaTGCAGAAGTCCAGCTATCAGGTGGCCTCTTCTCTCCTCAATACTCCCAAAACAGTCTGGACACCTTTCAGCCTGCAGGACCTTCACAAG ACCTAGGCCCCTCCCATACACCTGTCACTCGAAGGGAGCGACAGAGGAACAGCGAGCGCCAGCGGGCCCAGAGCACTTCCACCTTGGCGGCCTCCGTTGGCCTGCCCTGCCCCCTCTCCCCGCCTGGGACTCAGGACAGAGGCAGCTCTGAGTGGCATGCTACCGAGAGGCTGAGCCAGGCCAACATGGATGCCATCACCTTCCCCGGCACCCAACAACCCGGCACAGGGGATGGTGATGGCGGTGACACTACTGGCCACAATGAAACTCTGgtgacggacagacagacaagacacAGCTTGAGTGACACAAGTATATTAGAAGACACCGCAAAGGACTCGTATAGAGGGAGAGCCTCCAGTTCAGAGATGATAGGAGGGTATTCTGCAGAGAATAGCAAACAAGTTTTGCCAGCGACGCCAACACAATTCCAGCGTGCATCTCCCCCAAACAGGAAGGAAAGCAGGAGCATTGGGTCGTCTCCTCCCCCATCTTCCCATCCGTCCATTCCCCAGCACCTGTCGTCTCTGCGAATCTCCGAGTCGGGTTGGTTCAGCTCCACTGACCAGCAGAAACCACTAGAATCCTCCATGGGCCTATCGCAGGAGGACTATGACGAGGTCTTCCTCCAAaatcctccatcacctcctccgcCAATCAAAGAGACAATCATCTTGGAGgacttccctcctcctcctcctcctcctcctcctcccctcgaACTGGAGCAAGACGCTGTGCACCATGCTGTGGGAAG CATGGAGGTCTCAAACACCTCCACCATTCCCACCAGGAAGTCATCCCTCCACTCCCCTCCAATGTCTCCTTCCTCCTATGTCTATCCTTCACCGGTgcctgtcctccttccttccatGAAGCCACAGCCCTCCACCATAGCCTCCATCACCACATCTACCACAACCGATGCCAGCTTAGGTCTTGAGTACCAGCCCCTACCCAAGAGGGAAAAGACATCTGAAGAGTTACGAGTGGAGGAGCTAGCTCGGCTGCTG GTGTTGCAGGACAGCTCTCTGGTGCCCCTTCTGGAAACGTGGGGGAGTAAATCCACTGTTGAGCTTATGGAGGAGATCTTTCCAAACAGCAAAATGGTTGGTGAATCACCATTGCAACATAGGGGCAGTAGCCGATTGGATTACAG AATTCAAGATGGCGTCTGTGATCCTGGTCAAAGCTCAGCGACGGATCAGGGGAAGGAGACGGATGtggatgaggaagagaaagaccTCAACACCACGAAG CTGGAGCTGTGTGAGGCTCTGGGGCGCAGCGTGGCGGCTCtgcagcaggagaaggaggcGCTGTGCGAGGAGCAGAGAAGCCACCAGGCCCTCGGGGCGAGCATTGAAACACTGGTGCAGGAACGGCTGAAAACCAACGAGAAGGACAAGTACAGCGTGTTCATCG GAGATCTGGAGAGGATCGTGAACCTGCTGCTGTCGCTCTGCAGCCGCCTGTCCAGGATCGACAgatctctgctgtctctggagagggaggagctaaCGCAGGAGGACACAGCAGGCGAGAGG GAGTCCCTCCATCACAAACGCTCTCTGCTCCTCGGCCAAACCGAAGACGCCCGGGAGCTGAAGGAGAACCTGGACCGGCGGCAGCGCGTGGTCCACGCTATCCTGTCCGGCTACCTCACCGAGCCGCAGCTCCAGGACTACCGGCGCTTCGTCAGCACCAAACCCTCGCTTTTGATCTGCCAGCGGCGCGTTGATGACCTCATACGGCAGGGGGAGGAGCAGCTGACGCGACTGGTCGAGAGCCTGCCGCAGGAGCTGGCAGAGGCTCACGGTTGGTCGAGAGGGTGTCAGTTCTCTTCATCGGGCCCCGCCTACTTAGTCAAGTCGaccactgtgacatcactgtga
- the LOC129102789 gene encoding uncharacterized protein LOC129102789, with protein sequence MATDFTQDTLLRFLQSRGGSVKNSDLLLHFRDFIRDHADRDRNRELFKKSTASDTSLSGRNSRDTSPAANGALPSLFPVDFPPGPESALPGERRALPGERRAAGPSPGNAGPTPAGSAEEPLQKRQLKEVTTPAPPVVTAGKPVLPAAGILLNNNNNNVTTNFNLKQRQVTSTPGLPIRPAAAQVVSQIPVKTPSPSEPPAPDQCTQVGQHRLGFGPPPGITPVVAAVRHHGETRQQVPAPEALRGRETCLQPEGGLHQGPPLHHVGLQPQDVPRRIRYRPSYKSAVSYDEDGEEEEEVQMRQGSAGGAWPPSISASSPQVPPSVVSSSSSSSSSERKIPKIYVQDSETMPPGGPGWTSQSGAGQRGHWAEPGLEPGSSPAESTRRSLPLEAERYVPSPDRATGMVPHRDVHAHPTGVQPKPGQGSNQSQEACMSSSHSSVFSPSSDAGISSSDWTPSGSPRGPGWNSSFEDPQARAGVTRGGSQIQEALQRAQGRKLESLTHHANSETKAPWHHSTGNLHDDQEPTARMSPFHHSSDHLHDDQYSTARMMPWHLSTGDLHDDQEEAESSEGSTSSPPVLRPRLARRLSSQLRSRMCRSLGTNLDQLLEEEARVGGGSEAARLNRLHLISSSLSLRYNLSSSSLSSCSTPPRCHSMADLDEAVEGRGGRRRSSPAFVASSPTAQHEGSSRQSLVPLEPREHAWLVKGRRAPGPTSTRCSERTRPCSTGKTSSLASLCCTGSQNTATTESSTPYGTEFRRLV encoded by the exons ATGGCCACAGATTTCACCCAGGACACGCTGCTGCGTTTCCTCCAGAGCCGCGGAGGCTCGGTGAAGAACTCGGACCTGCTTCTGCACTTCAGAGACTTCATCAGGGACCACGCGGACCGGGACCGCAACCGGGAGCTCTTCAAAAA GTCGACGGCGTCCGACACGTCACTCTCAGGAAGAAATTCAAGGGACACGTCCCCGGCGGCGAACGGGGCTCTTCCCAGCCTCTTCCCAGTCGACTTCCCGCCGGGCCCCGAGTCGGCCCTCCCCGGGGAACGTCGGGCCCTCCCCGGGGAACGCCGGGCCGCCGGGCCCTCCCCGGGGAACGCCGGGCCGACCCCCGCTGGGAGCGCAGAGGAGCCTCTGCAGAAGCGGCAGCTGAAGGAGGTGACGACACCCGCCCCGCCGGTAGTAACCGCCGGGAAACCAGTCCTACCCGCCGCTGGGATCCTgctcaataacaacaacaacaatgtgacAACAAATTTCAACCTGAAACAGCGACAGGTAACCAGCACACCTGGACTTCCTATTAGACCAGCAGCAGCTCAGGTGGTGAGTCAGATCCCAGTGAAGACCCCCAGTCCGTCTGAGCCTCCTGCCCCAGATCAGTGCACTCAAGTGGGACAGCACAGGTTGGGTTTTGGGCCTCCTCCTGGGATCACACCTGTAGTGGCAGCAGTCCGTCACCATGGAGAAACCAGACAGCAGGTCCCAGCACCAGAGGCCCTCAGAGGGAGGGAGACCTGTCTGCAGCCTGAGGGAGGTCTTCATCAGGggcctcctcttcatcacgtCGGTCTCCAGCCGCAGGATGTCCCACGCCGCATTAGGTACAGGCCGAGCTACAAATCTGCCGTCTCTTATGATGAAGacggggaggaagaggaggaggtccaGATGAGGCAAGGTTCAGCAGGAGGAGCGTGGCCCCCGAGCATCTCAGCCTCCTCGCCGCAGGTTCCTCCCTCTGTCGtctcctcttcgtcctcctcctcttcatccgaAAGGAAGATCCCGAAGATTTACGTCCAGGATTCGGAAACGATGCCCCCTGGTGGCCCAGGCTGGACCTCGCAGTCAGGGGCGGGGCAGAGAGGACATTGGGCCGAGCCAGGGCTGGAACCGGGGTCATCACCAGCGGAGTCCACCAGACGCAGCCTGCCTTTAGAGGCAGAGCGCTACGTTCCGTCACCAGACCGAGCTACCGGGATGGTGCCTCACCGCGATGTCCACGCACATCCCACAGGTGTTCAGCCGAAGCCTGGGCAGGGGTCCAATCAAAGCCAAGAGGCGTGTATGTCATCTAGCCACAGCAGCGTCTTCTCCCCCTCATCGGACGCAGGCATCTCCAGCAGCGACTGGACGCCGTCTGGCTCCCCCAGAGGACCAGGGTGGAACAGCAGCTTTGAAGATCCACAGGCCAGAGCAG GTGTGACTCGGGGCGGGTCTCAAATCCAGGAAGCGCTCCAGCGAGCCCAGGGGAGGAAGTTAGAGTCCTTGACGCATCATGCCAACAGTGAAACAAAGGCGCCTTGGCATCACTCCACAGGCAATCTCCATGACGACCAGGAGCCGACAGCTCGTATGTCACCATTCCATCACTCCTCGGACCATCTCCATGACGACCAGTACTCTACAGCCCGCATGATGCCATGGCACCTCTCCACAG GTGATCTCCACGACGACCAAGAGGAGGCGGAGTCGAGCGAGGGCTCCACCTCTTCGCCGCCGGTGCTGCGTCCACGCCTCGCCAGGCGGCTCAGCAGCCAGTTGAGGAGCAGGATGTGCCGCAGCCTGGGAACCAACCTGGACCAGCTCCTCGAGGAGGAGGCGAGGGTGGGGGGAGGAAGCGAGGCGGCCCGGCTGAATCGCCTCCACCTGATCTCCTCCTCGCTCAGCCTGCGCTACAACCTGTCTTCGTCCTCGCTGTCGTCCTGCTCCACGCCGCCTCGCTGCCACAGCATGGCCGACCTGGACGAGGCGGTggaagggagaggggggaggaggaggagctctcCCGCCTTTGTCGCCTCCTCCCCCACTGCTCAACATGAAGGCTCCAGTCGGCAG TCCCTGGTTCCTCTGGAGCCCAGGGAGCATGCCTGGCTGGTGAAGGGGCGGCGGGCGCCTGGACCGACATCTACACGCTGTTCAGAGAGGACTCGTCCCTGCTCAACAGGAAAGACTTCATCTCTGGCTTCACTGTGCTGCACTGGATCGCAAAACACGGCGACCACAGAGTCCTCAACACCTTATG GTACGGAGTTCAGAAGGCTGGTTTGA